A portion of the Melanotaenia boesemani isolate fMelBoe1 chromosome 2, fMelBoe1.pri, whole genome shotgun sequence genome contains these proteins:
- the LOC121649711 gene encoding uncharacterized protein LOC121649711, translating to MAALHVRLTFIKSGINLLKEHKKCPKMSTNLKKPGLKHLHKRAVDEALQSPNGHLDLFLRFFLGLSLQTNQSLLRGLMTPTGSGSQTNQETVQYIKKKISENVSAERSINLFHCLNELNDHSLEEEIQQFLKSGRLSTDKLSPAQWSALAFILLSSEEDLKVFDLQKYSPSEEVLLRLLPVVKASNKALISVDKNSFKMHDHQHSVTGRNQTIVIIRSDTSICTSDM from the exons atggctgctcttcatgtccgtctgaccttcatcaagtctggaatcaacctgctaaaagaacacaaaaaatgTCCTAAGATGTCCACAAACTTAAAGAAACCAGGTCTAAAGCATCTCCATAAGAGAGCTGTGGAcgaggccttacagagtccaaatggacacctggacttgttccttCGCTTCttcctgggtctttcactgcagaccaatcagagtctcctacgaggcctgatgacaccgacaggaagtggctcacagaccaatcaggaaacagttcagtacatcaagaagaagatcagtgagaatgtgtctgcagagagaagcatcaatctgttccactgtctgaatgaactgaatgatcatTCTCTAGAGGAGGAGATCCAACAGTTCCTGAAATCAGGACGTCTttccacagataaactgtctcctgctcagtggtcagctctggcgttcatcttactgtcatcagaagaagattTGAaagtgtttgacctgcagaaatactctccttcagaggaggttcttctgaggctgctgccagtggtcaaagcctccaacaaagctct catttcagtggACAAGAACAGCTTCAAGATGCATGACCATCAACATTCAGTAACTGGGAGAAATCAGACTATTGTAATTATCAGATCTGACACATCTATATGCACTTCTGATATGTGA